In Sphingobacterium sp. PCS056, the following proteins share a genomic window:
- a CDS encoding universal stress protein: MLLFNLQLIWQKKRGFEIHLYHNYTVSSSSFEDESKESTDENFKADILMSDLIDKLKANNPTVTFTSKCERGIITESLFKETKNADYSAIIMGTKGKTDDTSVIVGSTTYAVSQKSNIPVIAIPVHYQTKDIHKIGLLSNFKYAELDTLNEFIKIFGSNVKVQIIHVHYHPDSEADIEDKLEIWKYQIKKHTEITDVDIEVDSIQTDVEELDTIPEVINEIIKDEQIDLVLITKTRKSFFERLFKKSVAKQIIHHPIIPTFFSKA, encoded by the coding sequence ATACTGCTATTCAATTTGCAATTGATCTGGCAAAAAAAAAGGGGATTTGAGATTCATTTATATCATAACTATACGGTCTCATCCAGTAGTTTTGAGGATGAAAGCAAGGAAAGTACTGACGAAAATTTCAAAGCAGATATATTAATGTCTGATTTGATCGATAAGTTGAAAGCCAACAATCCCACAGTCACTTTTACTTCGAAATGCGAGCGTGGTATTATCACAGAGTCCTTATTTAAGGAAACAAAAAATGCGGACTATTCAGCTATTATCATGGGAACAAAAGGGAAAACCGACGATACCAGTGTCATTGTCGGTAGTACAACCTACGCTGTCAGCCAAAAAAGTAATATTCCTGTGATTGCCATTCCGGTTCATTATCAAACAAAAGATATCCATAAGATTGGTCTACTTTCTAATTTTAAATATGCTGAGCTAGATACTTTAAATGAATTTATCAAAATATTTGGATCCAATGTGAAAGTACAAATCATACATGTACACTATCACCCAGATTCTGAGGCTGATATCGAGGATAAATTAGAAATCTGGAAATATCAAATCAAGAAACATACTGAAATCACAGATGTGGACATAGAAGTAGATTCTATACAGACCGATGTGGAGGAATTGGATACGATTCCTGAAGTGATCAATGAGATTATTAAAGATGAACAAATTGATCTGGTATTGATAACGAAGACACGTAAATCATTTTTTGAACGATTATTTAAAAAGTCTGTTGCAAAACAAATTATTCATCATCCTATTATTCCTACATTTTTTTCTAAAGCTTAA
- a CDS encoding TlpA family protein disulfide reductase gives MMKQTLLMVGFLFLFLVRCKNKDEFTISGQIENPGNIKVVSLYEGERKLDSMFFGDNNAFQFKRPTSQARLLSLRVGKNRYDLIASPGEEIVFKADLQKDVNDYVIEGSDLSSTIKTFSKMRNRRDAVRDSLQADFAKKSITADVDEIENLRSEYKQKFTEQLQYYTKAAVDFAENHDDIAGFYAISTLDPEIAESEIIAYADKIKDKFLDNGYVTQFKEETNKLRTLAIGQPAPDFESFTPNNKSIKLSDFKGKYVLLDFWASWCMPCRQENPNIVKLYHQYKGKGFDVFGVSLDDNPGPWMRAIADDQLQWTNASDLKAWGSTVVGLYRITGIPASYVLNPEGLIVAKNLRGKELEDFLKKTLK, from the coding sequence ATGATGAAACAGACGTTGCTAATGGTGGGCTTTTTATTTTTATTTCTAGTTAGATGTAAAAATAAAGACGAGTTTACAATTTCTGGTCAAATTGAAAATCCCGGAAATATCAAAGTAGTATCCTTATACGAAGGCGAAAGAAAATTAGATTCCATGTTTTTTGGAGATAATAATGCTTTTCAATTTAAACGGCCTACCAGTCAAGCACGTCTATTATCTCTTCGTGTAGGTAAAAATAGGTATGATTTGATTGCTTCTCCAGGTGAGGAGATTGTATTCAAAGCAGACCTTCAAAAAGATGTCAATGACTATGTGATCGAAGGGTCGGATCTATCATCCACGATCAAGACTTTCTCCAAAATGAGAAACCGACGTGATGCTGTTCGTGATTCTTTGCAAGCAGATTTTGCTAAAAAGTCGATCACCGCAGATGTTGATGAAATTGAAAATCTGCGAAGCGAATATAAACAGAAGTTTACCGAACAACTGCAGTATTATACTAAAGCAGCAGTAGATTTTGCTGAAAATCATGATGATATAGCAGGTTTTTATGCTATCAGTACCTTAGATCCGGAGATTGCAGAATCTGAAATTATAGCCTATGCCGATAAGATCAAAGATAAGTTCTTAGACAATGGTTACGTTACACAGTTCAAAGAAGAAACAAACAAATTGAGAACATTGGCTATAGGCCAACCTGCTCCAGACTTTGAATCATTTACACCGAACAATAAATCAATCAAACTATCGGATTTTAAAGGTAAGTACGTATTGTTAGATTTTTGGGCGTCGTGGTGTATGCCTTGTCGTCAGGAAAATCCCAATATTGTCAAGTTATACCATCAATATAAAGGAAAAGGATTTGATGTTTTTGGCGTATCATTAGATGATAATCCAGGACCTTGGATGCGTGCTATTGCTGATGATCAGTTACAATGGACCAATGCTTCGGATTTAAAAGCATGGGGGTCGACCGTAGTAGGCTTGTACCGCATTACAGGAATTCCCGCATCTTATGTGTTAAATCCTGAAGGTTTGATTGTTGCTAAAAATTTACGTGGCAAAGAATTGGAGGATTTTTTAAAGAAAACTTTAAAATAG
- the alaS gene encoding alanine--tRNA ligase has protein sequence MTSREIRQAFLDFFKSKGHQIVPSAPVVVKNDPTLMFTNAGMNQFKDLFLGEAAIKFPRVADTQRCLRVSGKHNDLEEVGIDTYHHTLFEMLGNWSFGDYFKKEAIQWAWELFTDVYKLDKDRLYVTIFEGDDSEGLAKDTEAYDFWKALIAEDRILLGNKKDNFWEMGETGPCGPCSEIHYDMRTAQERQEVSGQSLVNADHPQVIEVWNLVFMQFNRLKDGSLQPLPAKHVDTGMGFERLVRSIQGKTSNYDTDVFQPTIQFISQKAGIAYGADEKTDIAMRVVADHIRAISFAIADGQLPSNNKAGYVIRRILRRAVRYAYTFLNFKAPFINELVPLLAAQFDGVFNELKAQESFVQKVILEEEVSFLRTLVTGVQRFENYAEANTTIAGDFAFELYDTYGFPIDLTELLAREKNLSVDMVGFNEALQIQKERSRAATAIDTGDWILVNEDEGFEFVGYDTLTAKTEIVKYRKVSAKGKDQFQLVLSVTPFYAEGGGQIGDTGVLVSDVSGEKIYITDTKKENGLFVHFIDTLPQSFEGLFIAQVDQAKRVDTENNHSATHLLHAALKQVLGDHVNQKGSLVNADVLRFDISHFSKVTDQEIKQVEDIVNTKIRENIVLKEERNIPYQQALDSGVTALFGEKYGDYVRVITFDDTFSKELCGGTHVKATGQIGFFKITSESAVAAGVRRIEAITGTRSAAVIREHFELVDQIKGLLNNPKDFVAAMGKLVEENGALKKEIEKTIIEKSLALKSDLESKLQQVGDVNFLATVVDLPNAEAVKTLAYALKGAVDNLFLVIGADFDGKPSLTVVISDELAKSRGLNAGNIIRDLAKDIQGGGGGQPFFATAGGKDSAGLATAIDRAIEFIK, from the coding sequence ATGACAAGTAGAGAAATTCGTCAGGCTTTTTTGGATTTTTTCAAAAGTAAAGGACACCAAATCGTACCATCAGCACCAGTTGTGGTGAAAAATGATCCCACATTGATGTTTACAAACGCGGGAATGAATCAATTTAAAGATTTATTTTTAGGCGAGGCCGCCATTAAATTTCCGCGTGTTGCCGATACACAACGTTGTTTACGTGTATCCGGTAAACATAATGATTTGGAAGAGGTAGGTATTGACACCTATCACCATACCTTATTTGAAATGTTAGGAAATTGGAGTTTCGGCGATTATTTCAAAAAAGAAGCAATCCAATGGGCATGGGAATTATTTACTGATGTATATAAATTAGATAAAGACCGTCTTTACGTCACGATTTTCGAAGGTGATGATTCAGAAGGATTAGCAAAAGATACGGAAGCCTATGATTTTTGGAAAGCTTTGATTGCAGAAGATCGTATTCTATTAGGAAATAAAAAAGACAATTTTTGGGAAATGGGGGAGACTGGTCCTTGTGGCCCTTGTTCTGAAATCCATTACGATATGCGCACAGCGCAAGAGCGACAAGAAGTATCGGGCCAATCACTTGTCAATGCCGATCATCCACAAGTAATCGAAGTCTGGAACTTAGTGTTTATGCAATTTAACCGTTTAAAAGATGGCTCATTGCAACCTCTACCAGCCAAACACGTCGATACAGGAATGGGATTTGAACGTCTTGTAAGATCTATTCAAGGAAAAACATCCAATTACGATACCGATGTTTTTCAACCAACTATTCAGTTTATCTCTCAGAAAGCAGGTATTGCTTACGGTGCAGATGAGAAAACAGATATCGCTATGCGTGTGGTTGCAGATCATATTCGTGCGATTAGTTTTGCTATCGCCGATGGTCAGTTACCATCTAATAATAAGGCAGGGTATGTGATCCGTCGTATTTTGCGTCGCGCGGTACGCTATGCTTATACTTTTCTGAATTTCAAAGCCCCATTTATCAACGAATTGGTACCCTTATTGGCAGCACAATTTGATGGTGTTTTCAATGAATTGAAAGCACAAGAAAGCTTTGTTCAAAAAGTGATTTTGGAAGAAGAAGTATCCTTCTTGAGAACTTTAGTGACCGGAGTACAACGTTTCGAAAATTATGCGGAAGCAAATACAACCATTGCAGGAGACTTTGCTTTTGAGCTCTACGATACTTATGGATTTCCAATTGACTTGACCGAATTGTTAGCAAGAGAGAAAAATCTGTCCGTGGATATGGTTGGTTTTAATGAAGCATTACAGATTCAAAAAGAGCGTTCCCGTGCGGCAACAGCAATTGATACCGGAGACTGGATTTTAGTCAATGAAGACGAAGGATTTGAATTTGTCGGTTACGATACCTTAACGGCAAAAACAGAAATTGTCAAATACCGTAAAGTTTCAGCAAAAGGCAAAGACCAATTTCAGTTGGTACTATCGGTAACACCTTTTTATGCCGAAGGTGGTGGTCAGATAGGAGATACCGGAGTTCTAGTATCTGACGTTTCTGGAGAAAAAATATATATCACCGACACCAAAAAAGAAAACGGTTTATTCGTACATTTTATCGATACATTACCGCAGAGTTTTGAAGGTCTTTTTATTGCTCAAGTAGATCAAGCAAAACGAGTTGATACCGAAAATAATCACTCCGCGACACATCTACTCCATGCCGCTTTAAAGCAAGTATTAGGTGACCATGTGAATCAAAAAGGCTCATTAGTCAATGCAGATGTTTTGCGTTTTGATATTTCCCATTTTTCAAAAGTAACAGACCAAGAGATCAAACAAGTAGAAGACATAGTTAACACTAAGATCCGTGAAAATATTGTACTGAAGGAAGAACGCAACATACCCTATCAGCAAGCATTAGATTCTGGCGTTACGGCTTTATTTGGTGAGAAATATGGTGATTACGTTCGTGTCATTACTTTCGATGATACATTCTCAAAAGAGCTTTGTGGTGGTACACACGTTAAGGCAACTGGACAGATCGGTTTCTTTAAAATCACATCAGAGTCCGCTGTCGCTGCCGGTGTACGTCGTATCGAAGCCATTACAGGAACAAGATCTGCAGCTGTTATCCGCGAACATTTTGAGTTAGTAGATCAGATCAAAGGATTGCTCAATAATCCAAAAGATTTTGTTGCAGCTATGGGCAAATTGGTAGAGGAAAATGGCGCCTTGAAGAAGGAAATAGAAAAAACGATTATTGAAAAATCTTTGGCGTTAAAATCAGACCTAGAAAGCAAATTGCAACAAGTGGGCGATGTTAATTTCTTAGCTACAGTTGTTGATCTGCCAAATGCAGAAGCCGTTAAAACATTGGCGTATGCCTTGAAAGGTGCCGTTGATAATTTATTTTTAGTCATAGGAGCAGATTTTGATGGCAAACCAAGTTTGACTGTTGTGATTTCAGATGAGTTAGCAAAATCAAGAGGCTTGAATGCTGGCAATATCATCCGCGATTTAGCAAAAGATATCCAAGGTGGTGGAGGTGGACAACCATTCTTTGCGACAGCTGGAGGAAAAGATAGTGCTGGATTAGCAACTGCGATTGATAGAGCTATAGAATTTATAAAATAA
- a CDS encoding response regulator transcription factor, translating into MSIAKQKILVVDDEQDILDLIAYNLKREGYQVSTASNGHEAINVAKDINPDLIILDVMMPKMDGIEACRLMRAMPEFKNTFMVFLTARSEEYSEIAGFHVGADDYIAKPIKPRALMSRINAILRRNVSEEAARSQDKLEIMDLVIDRDSFLVYRGEQKIVLAKKEFELMYLLASKPNKVFTREQILKSIWEDSVVVTNRTIDVHIRKLREKIGEDYVTTVKGVGYKFDVA; encoded by the coding sequence ATGAGCATTGCAAAGCAAAAAATATTAGTAGTTGATGATGAGCAGGATATTCTAGATTTAATTGCTTACAATTTAAAGCGAGAAGGATATCAAGTATCAACTGCCTCGAATGGTCATGAAGCTATCAATGTAGCTAAAGATATCAATCCAGATCTCATTATCTTGGATGTGATGATGCCAAAGATGGATGGTATCGAAGCTTGCCGACTAATGCGTGCTATGCCTGAGTTTAAGAATACATTTATGGTATTTTTAACGGCTAGAAGTGAAGAATATTCCGAAATCGCAGGTTTCCATGTAGGAGCCGATGATTATATAGCAAAGCCTATCAAGCCTCGTGCTTTGATGAGCCGTATTAATGCCATTCTAAGAAGAAATGTATCTGAAGAAGCAGCAAGATCACAAGATAAATTAGAAATCATGGATTTAGTGATCGATCGTGATTCTTTCTTAGTATATCGTGGTGAACAGAAAATTGTGCTTGCAAAAAAAGAATTTGAGTTGATGTACTTGCTTGCATCCAAACCCAATAAAGTATTTACCAGAGAGCAGATACTGAAAAGTATCTGGGAAGATTCTGTAGTTGTTACCAATAGGACTATTGATGTACATATTAGAAAACTGAGAGAAAAAATTGGTGAAGATTATGTAACTACCGTAAAAGGAGTGGGATACAAATTTGATGTAGCCTAA
- a CDS encoding universal stress protein, giving the protein MGKILVPIDFSENSIIAARYAREIALENHDELVFLHVYTKHVNKYANFVVRGEKIIDPTIKDAEQKLSELVNQVKDKYPTLTISQLFDEGILSEVIAKETAKNSYKVVVMGTKGASGIESVLIGSNTYDAIKDAQIPVLAIPAYATTYKKDTIALLTNFKPGELEVLKQAIPVFGNKFHLLLIHINKAEAELKVLDKKFDEWIDSIIRETGIDDISYTIKNRSYFVNSAERIANGIQTMIRDENIDIILITKSRKTFFQNLFSENIIKEMAMEIMIPNFFGKTISKVEIPK; this is encoded by the coding sequence ATGGGTAAAATATTAGTGCCAATCGATTTTTCTGAAAACTCGATTATTGCTGCAAGATATGCAAGGGAAATTGCGCTTGAAAATCATGATGAGCTGGTTTTCTTACACGTGTATACGAAACATGTAAACAAATACGCAAATTTTGTCGTACGTGGTGAGAAAATTATTGATCCTACCATAAAAGATGCAGAACAAAAACTGAGTGAATTGGTCAACCAAGTTAAGGACAAATATCCAACGTTGACAATAAGCCAGCTTTTTGATGAGGGGATTCTCTCGGAAGTAATTGCAAAAGAAACAGCGAAGAACAGTTATAAAGTAGTGGTAATGGGAACAAAAGGGGCATCAGGAATTGAGTCGGTTCTGATCGGCAGCAATACCTATGATGCAATTAAAGATGCACAAATCCCTGTTTTGGCAATCCCTGCTTACGCAACAACATATAAAAAAGATACCATTGCACTGTTGACAAATTTCAAACCTGGTGAATTGGAAGTTCTAAAACAGGCGATACCTGTATTTGGGAATAAATTTCATCTTCTATTGATACACATTAACAAGGCTGAAGCTGAATTAAAAGTATTGGACAAAAAGTTTGACGAATGGATCGATAGCATCATTAGAGAGACAGGTATCGATGATATTTCATATACCATAAAAAATAGAAGCTATTTTGTCAATTCGGCAGAAAGAATCGCAAATGGAATACAGACCATGATTCGTGATGAAAACATCGACATTATCTTAATTACAAAAAGCCGCAAGACATTTTTTCAAAACTTATTTTCTGAAAACATTATTAAAGAAATGGCTATGGAAATTATGATTCCGAATTTCTTTGGCAAGACCATTTCCAAGGTGGAAATTCCTAAATAA
- a CDS encoding OmpA family protein produces MKINLKKTGLLVAAGLLTSASFAQNAKVGSIEGTTPLGSSTEYRTWSIGIGAGVLNQTNIFGFNRKDYNDLDHNLGYSAYIKKQISPSFGFKASYLGGKVGGAYKDGSQSFETKTPWSAALSGEWTMANSNWRFFNSFIKPYASLGLGVLNSEATVTMGSTSTTSDSQSKLFVPADFGFKFAIAKGINLDLGYQLNWANQKFDGSNPAASPQPTYKNDLFSYAHAGLEIALGDGSKPALNNSNPVATLVHDYTAKYDELKAQRDALDAANKALQSKVESLNADLQDDDGDGVANKFDKCPNTPSGVQVDGAGCPILVKNETKIVEKVITETDRRTVDEAIKNLEFETGKSVIRANSYNSLNKVAALLVEKDFSLKLAGHTDNTGSLELNLRLSKERAEAVKAYLVSKGANPSRIEATGYGPNQPIASNKTAEGRQQNRRVEFTIY; encoded by the coding sequence ATGAAGATTAACCTTAAGAAAACTGGTTTATTAGTAGCAGCGGGACTGTTAACATCTGCTTCATTTGCACAAAATGCAAAAGTTGGTTCTATCGAAGGAACTACTCCACTAGGATCATCGACTGAATATAGAACTTGGTCGATTGGTATAGGTGCAGGGGTTTTAAATCAAACTAATATTTTCGGTTTTAACCGTAAAGATTATAATGATTTGGATCATAACTTAGGTTATTCGGCATACATTAAGAAACAAATTTCCCCTTCTTTCGGATTCAAAGCATCGTACTTAGGTGGAAAAGTTGGTGGAGCATATAAAGATGGCTCACAGTCTTTCGAAACTAAAACACCTTGGTCAGCTGCATTATCTGGAGAATGGACTATGGCGAATTCCAATTGGAGATTTTTCAATAGTTTCATCAAACCCTACGCTTCATTAGGTTTAGGAGTTTTGAACTCTGAAGCAACAGTAACGATGGGATCGACAAGTACAACATCTGATTCGCAATCAAAGTTGTTCGTTCCAGCTGATTTCGGTTTTAAATTTGCAATCGCAAAAGGTATTAACTTAGACTTAGGTTATCAGTTAAACTGGGCAAACCAGAAATTCGATGGATCTAATCCTGCTGCATCTCCACAACCAACTTACAAAAATGACTTATTCTCATATGCACATGCTGGTTTAGAAATTGCTTTAGGTGATGGTTCAAAACCTGCTTTGAATAATTCAAACCCGGTAGCTACATTGGTACATGATTATACAGCTAAATATGATGAGTTAAAAGCACAACGTGATGCATTGGATGCTGCAAATAAAGCATTACAATCAAAAGTAGAATCATTAAATGCTGATTTACAAGATGATGACGGTGATGGTGTTGCTAACAAATTTGACAAATGTCCAAATACACCTTCAGGTGTTCAAGTAGATGGTGCTGGTTGTCCAATCCTTGTTAAAAATGAAACTAAAATCGTAGAGAAAGTGATCACTGAAACGGATAGAAGAACTGTTGATGAGGCTATCAAAAACTTAGAATTCGAAACTGGTAAATCCGTGATTCGTGCTAACTCTTACAACTCATTAAATAAAGTTGCTGCATTATTAGTAGAAAAAGATTTCAGTTTGAAATTAGCGGGTCACACCGATAACACAGGTTCATTAGAATTAAACTTGAGATTATCTAAAGAGCGTGCTGAGGCAGTGAAAGCTTACTTAGTATCTAAAGGTGCTAATCCTTCTCGTATTGAAGCTACTGGTTATGGTCCAAACCAACCTATTGCATCTAATAAAACTGCAGAAGGCCGTCAACAAAACCGTCGTGTTGAGTTTACAATATATTAG
- a CDS encoding dihydroorotase: MSTILIKSAQIVNEGKITTSDVYISHGRIEMIAAEINHPADQEINAEGLYLLPGLIDDQVHFREPGLTHKADIWHESRAAVAGGTTSFMEMPNTVPNTLTQSLLQDKYDIASQNALANYSFFMGAANDNLEEVLKTNPRDVCGVKVFMGSSTGNMLVDNERALEDIFANSPTLVATHCEDETTIQENLAIYKGQYGDAGLTIDMHPLIRSAEACYISSSKAVELAKKNNTRLHILHISTAKEIALFRNDIPLAEKLITAEACIHHMWFSDADYATKGNFIKWNPAVKTANDRDEIVKAVLDGHIDVIATDHAPHTIAEKSQAYSAAPSGGPLVQHALQALLDLYHDGKMTLEQIVQKSAHNTAICFQIEERGFIREGYWADLVLVDLNKPYTVTKSNILSKCGWSPFEDHTFKSSIEHTIVSGQLAYSKGSLIEYGSGKRLLFNR, encoded by the coding sequence ATGTCAACAATACTTATAAAATCTGCGCAAATCGTTAACGAGGGAAAAATAACAACTTCAGATGTATATATCAGCCACGGTCGTATCGAAATGATTGCTGCAGAAATTAATCACCCAGCCGATCAGGAGATTAATGCAGAGGGCTTATACCTTTTACCCGGATTAATTGATGACCAAGTTCATTTCCGTGAACCAGGATTAACGCACAAAGCCGATATATGGCACGAAAGTCGTGCTGCGGTAGCAGGAGGAACCACATCCTTTATGGAAATGCCCAATACAGTACCCAATACGTTGACACAGTCCTTATTACAAGATAAGTATGATATCGCATCTCAAAATGCTTTAGCCAATTATTCCTTCTTTATGGGGGCAGCCAATGATAATCTGGAAGAGGTATTGAAAACCAATCCTCGTGATGTCTGTGGTGTGAAAGTATTCATGGGATCATCGACCGGAAATATGTTAGTGGACAATGAGCGCGCATTGGAAGATATATTTGCCAATTCACCAACGTTGGTCGCTACACATTGTGAAGACGAAACGACTATACAAGAAAATTTAGCTATATACAAAGGGCAATATGGCGATGCAGGATTGACGATAGACATGCATCCACTTATCCGCTCTGCTGAAGCCTGCTACATCTCCTCTTCCAAAGCAGTTGAATTAGCTAAAAAGAACAATACGCGTTTGCATATCCTACACATATCAACAGCCAAAGAAATTGCCTTATTTAGAAATGACATCCCCTTGGCGGAAAAATTAATTACCGCAGAAGCATGTATTCACCATATGTGGTTCTCCGATGCAGATTACGCTACAAAAGGTAATTTTATTAAATGGAATCCTGCCGTAAAAACAGCAAACGATAGAGACGAAATTGTAAAAGCAGTATTGGACGGACACATTGATGTCATTGCTACTGATCATGCTCCTCATACGATTGCAGAAAAATCACAAGCCTATAGTGCGGCACCATCGGGAGGGCCATTAGTGCAACATGCGTTACAAGCACTACTGGATCTGTATCATGATGGTAAAATGACTTTAGAGCAGATCGTTCAAAAATCAGCACACAATACAGCAATTTGTTTTCAGATCGAAGAACGTGGTTTTATTCGAGAAGGATATTGGGCAGATTTAGTATTGGTAGACCTAAACAAACCATATACAGTTACAAAATCAAATATCCTTTCCAAATGTGGATGGTCACCATTTGAAGATCATACCTTTAAATCGTCAATCGAACACACCATTGTATCAGGACAATTAGCATATTCTAAGGGAAGCTTGATCGAGTACGGTTCAGGAAAGCGTCTATTGTTTAACCGATAA
- a CDS encoding LD-carboxypeptidase, which yields MDKRTFLKSLGLVATGIPALSFAQEDFFETLADQKKLLAQVLRRGDTIGLIAPAGVIDTEESIVMTREIFEKFGFKVKEGKHIRSRYGNFAGKDEERLADIHSMFADQEVKAIVCIRGGAGASRLLPKIDYKLIANNPKVLLGYSDITALIMAFYKKTGLISFHGAVGISTWSNTVAKNFENQFFLNQPTQFANPTDKGDNFIQYKERITTIRSGQAEGILLGGNLTLLSGLCGSAYLPDFKNAILFLEEVDENIERVDRMFCQLKLAGILEQIKGFVFGKCTDCGPAGGYGSLTLEQVLNDYIKPLGVPAYSGAMIGHIANQFILPVGAHVKMDADKGTITLLQQVLKD from the coding sequence ATGGACAAAAGAACCTTTTTAAAATCTTTAGGCTTAGTCGCAACAGGAATACCTGCACTGTCATTTGCGCAGGAAGATTTCTTTGAAACTCTAGCTGACCAAAAGAAATTACTTGCTCAAGTATTGCGCAGGGGAGATACCATCGGATTAATAGCTCCTGCGGGAGTTATTGATACCGAAGAATCCATCGTTATGACCCGCGAAATCTTTGAAAAATTTGGTTTCAAAGTAAAAGAAGGAAAACATATCCGAAGCAGATATGGAAATTTTGCAGGAAAAGATGAAGAGCGCCTAGCCGATATCCACAGCATGTTTGCAGACCAAGAAGTAAAAGCGATTGTCTGTATACGCGGAGGAGCAGGAGCTTCCCGCTTATTGCCAAAGATTGATTATAAACTCATCGCCAATAACCCCAAAGTATTATTAGGTTATAGCGATATTACCGCACTGATCATGGCCTTCTATAAAAAGACTGGTTTAATATCCTTTCATGGCGCAGTCGGTATCAGTACATGGAGCAATACCGTTGCTAAAAATTTTGAAAATCAATTTTTTCTCAATCAGCCGACACAGTTTGCAAACCCAACAGATAAAGGAGATAATTTTATCCAATATAAAGAACGAATCACTACCATAAGGTCAGGACAAGCAGAAGGAATACTATTAGGAGGAAACCTAACACTGCTCAGTGGGCTGTGCGGGTCAGCCTATTTGCCAGACTTTAAAAATGCAATTCTATTTTTAGAAGAAGTCGATGAAAATATAGAACGAGTAGACCGCATGTTCTGTCAATTGAAATTAGCCGGAATTTTAGAGCAGATCAAAGGTTTTGTCTTTGGCAAATGCACCGACTGCGGGCCCGCAGGTGGATACGGTTCATTAACATTGGAACAAGTCCTAAACGATTATATCAAACCACTGGGAGTACCCGCTTATTCAGGAGCGATGATCGGACATATTGCCAATCAATTTATCCTACCTGTAGGCGCACATGTCAAAATGGATGCCGACAAAGGAACGATTACCTTATTACAGCAAGTATTAAAAGATTAA